In a single window of the Metopolophium dirhodum isolate CAU chromosome 2, ASM1992520v1, whole genome shotgun sequence genome:
- the LOC132938399 gene encoding putative GPI-anchor transamidase: protein MDNMKLYYLLSFLGCANFLNIHVCQANHSNNWAVLVDTSRFWFNYRHVANVLSIYRSVKRLGIPDSQIILMVADDMACNPRNPSPATVFNNADQQLNVYGDDVEVDFRGYEVTVENFVRLLTGRLPPDTPRSKQLLTDEGSNILIYLTGHGGDGFLKFQDSEEVTSQELADALEQMWQKRRYHEIFFMIDTCQASSMYEKFYSPNILAMASSLVGEDSLSHHVDPAIGVYIIDRYTFYALKFLENVKLKSRISMKSFLGVCPKQDCISTVGVRIDLFYRDLAKVPITDFFGSVRPVELTFDFLDISNTPL, encoded by the exons atggacaatatgaaattatattatctactatcGTTCCTCGGCTGTGCGAATTTCTTGAACATTCATGTGTGTCAG GCAAATCATTCGAATAATTGGGCAGTTCTTGTAGATACGTCACGATTTTGGTTCAACTATAGGCATGTAGCAAACGTTTTGTCCATTTACAGAAGTGTGAAACGTCTTGGTATACCGGATAG tCAGATAATATTAATGGTTGCTGATGACATGGCATGTAACCCTCGCAATCCCAGTCCTGCGACTGTGTTCAATAATGCTGACCAACAGCTCAACGTCTATGGAGACGATGTTGAAGTCGATTTTAGAGGCTATGag gtaacAGTTGAAAACTTTGTACGTTTATTGACGGGTCGATTACCTCCTGATACACCTCGTTCAAAACAGTTGCTTACTGATGAAGGTAGCAACATCTTGATATACCTTACTGGCCATGGCGGTGATGGATTTCTTAAGTTCCAAGATTCTGAAGAAGTTACCAGCCAAGAGTTAGCTGATGCTCTTGAACAGATGTGGCAGAAAAGAAG ATACCacgaaatatttttcatgattGATACTTGTCAAGCTTCATCGATGTATGAAAAATTTTATTCACCTAACATCCTTGCAATGGCTAGTAGTTTAGTTGGTGAAGACTCTCTTTCg caTCATGTAGATCCAGCAATTGGAGTGTACATAATTGATCGTTACACATTTTATGCGTTGAAATTTTTAGAGAATGTTAAGCTGAAAAGTCGAATTAGCATGAAGAGTTtt ctgGGTGTTTGTCCTAAACAAGATTGCATTTCAACAGTGGGGGTAAGAATAGACTTATTTTACCGAGACCTTGCAAAAGTTCCAATAACTGACTTTTTTGGATCCGTTAGACCAGTTGAATTGACATTTGACTTCTTAGATATTTCAAATACAccattatag
- the LOC132938400 gene encoding NADH dehydrogenase [ubiquinone] 1 alpha subcomplex subunit 8, which yields MVVTNDHELPTYEELTVEEVPISSPGLRAAAHHIGKYCLDVNDEFMMCKQETKDPRKCLNEGKAVTSCALEFFRKLKGNCFDEFQIYSNCIDKSSSRMDFEPCRKTQAVYDKCVFEKMGIERPEHGFFCKARVYTGNRPKPPVEEPQVFGDLPIGLKDFKEEERPPAKYGQRNWFIK from the exons ATGGTTGTAACCAACGACCACGAGTTGCCGACGTACGAAGAATTGACGGTGGAAGAAGTGCCCATCAGCTCGCCGGGTCTCCGTGCCGCTGCTCATCATATTG GAAAATATTGCCTGGATGTAAACGATGAGTTTATGATGTGCAAGCAAGAAACTAAAGATCCACGTAAATGCTTGAACGAGGGCAAGGCGGTCACTAGCTGTGCGCTTGAATTCTTTAGGAAGCTGAAAGGAAATTGTTTTGATGAGTTTCAAATTTATAGCAATTGTATCGACAAATCCAGTAGTCGCATGGATTTTGAACCATGTCGCAAGACACAAGCGGTGTACGACAAATGCGTGTTTGAAAAAATGGGAATAGAGCGACCAGAGCACGGATTCTTTTGTAAAGCTCGTGTCTACACTGGAAATCGTCCGAAGCCTCCAGTTGAGGAACCACAAGTGTTTGGTGATCTGCCAATTGGTCTCAAAGACTTTAAAGAAGAAGAACGGCCACCCGCAAAATACGGACAACGTAATTGGTTTATCAAGTAA
- the LOC132938397 gene encoding angiogenic factor with G patch and FHA domains 1 isoform X1 has product MEDVEVPFKDLLEHKHPEVYEYLKNAVRMLQRQQNLLTKIKNSNPIDFKKSNIKSEGSDQNAEIVNSTKSIKKDEEEVKNLSIKNHDSVADSIEKLENVKKSENLEVDNPEKTESEIKEEGECSEDEEKSKDSKQVNQYSLGESRFILEETTGMYYDQVTGYYYNLDNGLFYDGNQGCYYYFDVIAQKYRLHSQVHSDTPQLTSNELNVKKQKHTQDIPESISEVSDSENSEDSGNLIIKEDTEEDTEANEKEIKDTITKTIENKPNESQEVKEELSVENKAIKDDKEELKPEDCPCPPSTCEILDKRYLNLLQYTKLLPAPKNIVHKLTPDGSKAKQYAQIRNWYTVKHQVTAIESEIIQYDNLVWDRIEQYLCQNKRDDKNSNWKSYKEVKAHLSDTQTKLIKSKVIGWPPCIRIIITESKACNSLVGKLFLITCPGGTIGRSTNRDVVVPDDNVSKLHAEISFIGNVNKVGRGHYIVKDKGSTNGTFLDGKKLTKHSSSSEPRHLVHGSELTVGDTKFLCHIHDGMETCNLCEPGIQAPPPEESVKNVVPPKRKFDDELKSLKEKYGLLGCEPPDAVLPKGYKDRADKRRKTVGSQNANEKTEVACVTQPIPTKNKGFKLLENMGWTPGKSLGSSNSGIKEPISMDVRDEKMGLGFSTNFNQPEQPKTNILIKQSKIRFNFGNKSNVPIKTNRIHFTEDETSEEEK; this is encoded by the exons ATGGAAGATGTGGAAGTTCCGTTTAAAGATCTTCTTGAACATAAACATCCGGAAGTTTAcgagtatttaaaaaatgctgTGCGAATGCTTCAGCGTCAACAAAATTTGTTGACCAAGATAAAGAACAGCAATCCGATCGACTTCAAG AAATCAAACATTAAATCCGAAGGCTCTGACCAAAATGCTGAAATAGTTAACAGCACCAAAAGCATTAAAAAAGACGAAGAAGAAGTTAAAAatctatcaattaaaaatcatGATAGTGTAGCAGATagt attgaaaaattggaaaatgttaaaaaatctgAAAATCTAGAAGTCGATAACCCAGAAAAAACAGAATCTGAAATTAAAGAAGAAGGAGAATGTAGTGAAGACGAAGAAAAATCTAAAGATTCAAAACAAGTCAATCAGTATAGTTTGGGAGAAAGCCGTTTTATATTAGAAGAAACTACTGGAATGTATTATGACCAAGTGActggctattattataattta gATAATGGATTATTTTATGACGGAAACCAAGGGtgttattattactttgatGTAATAGCACAAAAATATAGATTACATTCCCAGGTTCATTCAGATACACCTCAATTAACTTCTAATGAGCTCAATGTAAAGAAACAAAAACATACCCAAGACATACCTGAAAGTATTAGTGAGGTTAGTGATTCAGAGAATTCTGAAGATAGTggtaatttgattattaaagaAGACACAGAAGAAGATACTGAAGCaaatgaaaaagaaattaaagatactattacaaaaactattgaaaataaacCTAATGAATCTCAAGAAGTGAAAGAAGAATTAAGTGTTGAAAACAAGGCCATTAAAGATGATAAGGAAGAACTCAAACCCGAAGATTGCCCTTGTCCACCTTCTACTTgtgaa ATTTTAGACAAGCGTTATTTGAATTTGTTGCAATATACAAAGTTATTGCCGGCGCCTAAGAACATAGTTCACAAATTAACACCTGATGGG AGTAAAGCAAAACAATATGCACAAATAAGAAATTGGTACACAGTCAAGCATCAAGTAACTGCAATTGAATCAGAAATTATTCAGTATGATAATCTAGTTTGGGATCGAATTGAACAATACCTGTGTCAAAATAAGAGGGATGATAAAAATTCCAATTGGAAATCATACAAAGAAGTTAAAGCTCACCTTTCTGATACACAAACCAAATTGattaaatcaa AAGTTATTGGATGGCCTCcatgtatacgtattataataacagaatCCAAAGCATGTAATTCATTGGTtggtaaactatttttaattacatgtcCTGGTGGAACAATAGGGCGTTCAACCAACAGAGATGTAGTAGTACCTGACGATAATGTTAGcaag ttacatGCTGAAATATCATTTATTGGTAATGTAAACAAAGTTGGGAGAGGTCATTATATTGTTAAAGATAAAGGTAGTACAAATGGCACATTTTTGGAtggtaaaaaattaacaaagcACTCGTCTTCAAGTGAACCTCGTCATTTAGTCCATGGCAGTGAACTAACTGTTGGTGACACCAAATTTTTGTGTCATATTCATGATGGGATGGAAACGTGTAATTTGTGTGAACCTGGTATACAAGCTCCTCCACCAGAAGAaa gtgttaaaaatgttgtacctCCAAAACGTAAATTTGATGATGAACTAAaaagtttaaaagaaaaatatggatTGCTTGGCTGTGAACCACCAGATGCTGTATTACCAAAGGGATATAAAGATAGAGCTgataaaagaagaaaaacagTTGGATCTCAAAATGCAAATGAGAAAACCGAAGTAGCTTGTGTAACACA ACCAATTCCTACAAAAAACAAAGGTttcaaattattagaaaatatgggTTGGACACCTGGAAAATCTTTGGGATCTAGTAATTCTGGAATTAAAGAACct atttcaatGGATGTCAGAGATGAAAAGATGGGACTTGGGTTTTCAACTAATTTTAATCAACCTGAACAACCcaagacaaatattttaatcaaacaatCAAAAATACGCTTTAACTTTggtaataaaagtaatgtgcCAATAAAAACGAATCGTATACATTTTACTGAAg ATGAAACATCAGAAGAAGAAAAATAG
- the LOC132938397 gene encoding angiogenic factor with G patch and FHA domains 1 isoform X2: MEDVEVPFKDLLEHKHPEVYEYLKNAVRMLQRQQNLLTKIKNSNPIDFKKSNIKSEGSDQNAEIVNSTKSIKKDEEEVKNLSIKNHDSVADSIEKLENVKKSENLEVDNPEKTESEIKEEGECSEDEEKSKDSKQVNQYSLGESRFILEETTGMYYDQVTGYYYNLDNGLFYDGNQGCYYYFDVIAQKYRLHSQVHSDTPQLTSNELNVKKQKHTQDIPESISEVSDSENSEDSGNLIIKEDTEEDTEANEKEIKDTITKTIENKPNESQEVKEELSVENKAIKDDKEELKPEDCPCPPSTCEILDKRYLNLLQYTKLLPAPKNIVHKLTPDGSKAKQYAQIRNWYTVKHQVTAIESEIIQYDNLVWDRIEQYLCQNKRDDKNSNWKSYKEVKAHLSDTQTKLIKSKVIGWPPCIRIIITESKACNSLVGKLFLITCPGGTIGRSTNRDVVVPDDNVSKLHAEISFIGNVNKVGRGHYIVKDKGSTNGTFLDGKKLTKHSSSSEPRHLVHGSELTVGDTKFLCHIHDGMETCNLCEPGIQAPPPEESVKNVVPPKRKFDDELKSLKEKYGLLGCEPPDAVLPKGYKDRADKRRKTVGSQNANEKTEVACVTQPIPTKNKGFKLLENMGWTPGKSLGSSNSGIKEPVINVVNS, encoded by the exons ATGGAAGATGTGGAAGTTCCGTTTAAAGATCTTCTTGAACATAAACATCCGGAAGTTTAcgagtatttaaaaaatgctgTGCGAATGCTTCAGCGTCAACAAAATTTGTTGACCAAGATAAAGAACAGCAATCCGATCGACTTCAAG AAATCAAACATTAAATCCGAAGGCTCTGACCAAAATGCTGAAATAGTTAACAGCACCAAAAGCATTAAAAAAGACGAAGAAGAAGTTAAAAatctatcaattaaaaatcatGATAGTGTAGCAGATagt attgaaaaattggaaaatgttaaaaaatctgAAAATCTAGAAGTCGATAACCCAGAAAAAACAGAATCTGAAATTAAAGAAGAAGGAGAATGTAGTGAAGACGAAGAAAAATCTAAAGATTCAAAACAAGTCAATCAGTATAGTTTGGGAGAAAGCCGTTTTATATTAGAAGAAACTACTGGAATGTATTATGACCAAGTGActggctattattataattta gATAATGGATTATTTTATGACGGAAACCAAGGGtgttattattactttgatGTAATAGCACAAAAATATAGATTACATTCCCAGGTTCATTCAGATACACCTCAATTAACTTCTAATGAGCTCAATGTAAAGAAACAAAAACATACCCAAGACATACCTGAAAGTATTAGTGAGGTTAGTGATTCAGAGAATTCTGAAGATAGTggtaatttgattattaaagaAGACACAGAAGAAGATACTGAAGCaaatgaaaaagaaattaaagatactattacaaaaactattgaaaataaacCTAATGAATCTCAAGAAGTGAAAGAAGAATTAAGTGTTGAAAACAAGGCCATTAAAGATGATAAGGAAGAACTCAAACCCGAAGATTGCCCTTGTCCACCTTCTACTTgtgaa ATTTTAGACAAGCGTTATTTGAATTTGTTGCAATATACAAAGTTATTGCCGGCGCCTAAGAACATAGTTCACAAATTAACACCTGATGGG AGTAAAGCAAAACAATATGCACAAATAAGAAATTGGTACACAGTCAAGCATCAAGTAACTGCAATTGAATCAGAAATTATTCAGTATGATAATCTAGTTTGGGATCGAATTGAACAATACCTGTGTCAAAATAAGAGGGATGATAAAAATTCCAATTGGAAATCATACAAAGAAGTTAAAGCTCACCTTTCTGATACACAAACCAAATTGattaaatcaa AAGTTATTGGATGGCCTCcatgtatacgtattataataacagaatCCAAAGCATGTAATTCATTGGTtggtaaactatttttaattacatgtcCTGGTGGAACAATAGGGCGTTCAACCAACAGAGATGTAGTAGTACCTGACGATAATGTTAGcaag ttacatGCTGAAATATCATTTATTGGTAATGTAAACAAAGTTGGGAGAGGTCATTATATTGTTAAAGATAAAGGTAGTACAAATGGCACATTTTTGGAtggtaaaaaattaacaaagcACTCGTCTTCAAGTGAACCTCGTCATTTAGTCCATGGCAGTGAACTAACTGTTGGTGACACCAAATTTTTGTGTCATATTCATGATGGGATGGAAACGTGTAATTTGTGTGAACCTGGTATACAAGCTCCTCCACCAGAAGAaa gtgttaaaaatgttgtacctCCAAAACGTAAATTTGATGATGAACTAAaaagtttaaaagaaaaatatggatTGCTTGGCTGTGAACCACCAGATGCTGTATTACCAAAGGGATATAAAGATAGAGCTgataaaagaagaaaaacagTTGGATCTCAAAATGCAAATGAGAAAACCGAAGTAGCTTGTGTAACACA ACCAATTCCTACAAAAAACAAAGGTttcaaattattagaaaatatgggTTGGACACCTGGAAAATCTTTGGGATCTAGTAATTCTGGAATTAAAGAACct GTAATCAATGTTGTAAACTCGTAA